The sequence GTTTGGAGACCGTTTCGGTATTTATCAAATTGTAAAACGATAAACCCGATCCGTCCACTATTCTGTAGAGTCGATCGTCTGCACCGATTAACGACATCAAACTGTCAATTAATTCGATTCCTTTTTCGGTGGTGTAAGGAGGTTCGTAGCAGCACGAAGAAATTACTTTTAATACCGCTTCAGCGCAGAGGTTATCGCTTTCCTTGAGCATTCGGGTAAGAACTGTGTCGATGTTTCTTCTGACTTCGTAAAATATATCATCGCACTTCTCGTGCCTTTTGAACCCGGTATTGCCTTCGAAATTTATTCCCTCGTGAGTGAGAAGTTCTGTAAAACGATTTAAAGAAAATTTATTCGGATTGCCGACGCTTACGTTTATGGTATCCGCTGTGAATCGGGAATCAATTTCTCCGTTCAATTTAATAATTAGTGTGTCGTTATTTATAATTCTTTTCGGTTCGATTATGTTTTTCCCGGATTCAACAAAGTTGATATCGTCGACAATTCTGATCAGTCTGCTTTCCGGAATCGTACGGAAAGTAATCTTGCCGTTAGAATTTTCGAGAATTATTGATATTGTATTGCCGTTCAAATTGAAAGCGGAAACATAAGGAGCGAAAGAATAAGGATCGTCGTCCCACATCCATCCTTTTCCCCACTTGCTTGTATCGACCGCCGTTATATCCGCGTAGATATTTCCTTCGATTGAAGTAACGCCTCTGTTTTTGAGTTCGACAATAAATTTCGATAATTCATTTTCCGAAAGAAGAGGATCGGCGGAGCATTTAATGAAAAGATCGCCTTTAAGGACAGAGTCTTCGAAAACGCCGTGAGCGTGGAATTCTGTTGAGAATTCAAAGTCGTCGTTGAAAATCGACGCCGCCGCTGCTGTAAACAATTTGGTAATTGATGCGGGTCTTAAGAGAAGTTTGTTGTTTTTGGCGTATAAGCAATTGTCGTCTGTAAGGTCGTAAATATCGACAGCTGGAATTGTGGAAGTGAAGAAAGGCTCTGCCAATAAGGAATCGAGCTTAAGCCGGATGTCGTTTTCTAATTTCTGAGGATGGAGCGTGGAACAGAATAGAGTTATAAATAAAATTAATTTTATTTTCACTTTGGCTTCTAAAAATATTCTCTTTCTCTGAATTCAACTCCGAGTTCTTCGGCGACGAATTTTTTTGCTCTTTCCGCGTCGACGCCGTTGATGCCCACAATAGACATTACGACTTTAGAATATTTTTTTGCCTTCCGCGCAAAATCGAGCATCTCTGCGTGCATCGAAGGATCGACTCTCATTAATTTGGCATATTGTTCGGGGTCGACGGAATTCAAACTTATCGATACTACGTCTATTAATCCCTCGAGTTCCGGAGTAATATCGCGTTTGTTAATATAATTTCCGTGTCCGTCGGTATTGAGTCGAGTCTTTCCGCCGTTTTCTTTGACATAACAGGCAACTTCCTTTACAACGTCCCATCTGATTGTAGGTTCTCCGTAGCCGCAAAATACAACTTCTTTGTATTGCTTCGGATCGCCGATTTCTTTAATATAAACGCGAGCCTCCGGTTCTTCCGATTTTTTCATCTTCAGATTATAGCCGTTAATTACAGCGTCGCCTTTTCTGTCGCAGAAAATACAGTCGGCATTGCACCTGTTCGTAACGTTGACGTAGAGCGAATTGCCGATTTTATAAGTATAACTAAGCTCCGGTTTTTTTCCGATGCCGAAAAGTTTGTACGCATTATAATTGGTCGTCCTTGCTACGTCTTCAACGGTTATATCGTGGAGTTCGGCAATCTTCTCCGCGATTAATCTGATATAAGAAGGTTCGTTTCTTTTGCCTCTGTGAGGCGCCGGAGTCATAAACGGCGAGTCGGTTTCGAGAAGCATGTTTTCAACGGAAATCTTTTTGACGATATTTCTGAGTGTGTTTGCCTTGCTGAAAGTAATGTTGCCGGTAAACGAAACGAAATGTCTCAGTTCAATTAACTTTCGAGCTTCTTCCAGGCTTCCCGAAAAACAATGGAACTGGGCTTTCAAAGGAGTGTCTTTATATTTTTCGATTATCTCCATTATGTCGTCCGAAGCTTCGCGGTTGTGTACGATAATGGGAAGCTTCAATTCGAGCGCGAGTTCTATTTGCGCTTCGAAAGCTTTAATTTGTTTCTCCCGGGGAGAAAAATCGTAATAATAATCGAGTCCGATTTCGCCTATAGCCACAATTTTTTCGTGTTTCGATAGGTCTCTCAGCTTGTCGATCAACGAATCTTCCCATTCGTTTGTATCGTGCGGATGAATTCCGACGGATGCATAAATGAAGTCGTATTTATCGGCAAGTTCAATTGCCTGTGCTGCGGAAGCCAGATCGGTTGCCGGAACGAGTATGTAATCTACGCCCGCCTGACGCGCATTTCGGATAACTTCTTCGAGGTCGTCGTTAAAATTAGGATAGAATAAATGAGCGTGAGTATCTATAAACATTTTGATTTCCGATTATTAAACAATTTCTCCGATAATTCGTCCGTGTTCGCCCGCAGTTTTGAGCAAATCGAGAGCTTTGTCGACGTCGTTTTTGTCCAGAATGGCAATGAGCCCTATACCCAGATTGAAAACGTGTCTCATCTCTTCGTCGTCAATTTCGCCGGTTTTTTGAATAAGTTTGAATATCGGCGGAACTTCCCACGAGTTCCAATCGATTTTGATCGTCAACCCTTCGGGAACCACTCTTTTCGTATTGCCGATTATTCCGCCGCCTGTAATGTGCGAAAACGCCGCAACGTTTAAATTTTCTTTCAGAATATTAATCGATTTCAGATACGACTTATGGATTTTAAGAAGTTCGTCGCCGAGGGAGCCTTCGAATTCGTCGAATTTGTCTTCCGGTTTGAACTTATCGAAAAGCGCTTTTCGGGCAAGCGAATATCCGTTTGTGTGCAACCCGGTCGAAGGTAGTCCGATGAGCGCGTCTCCTTTTTTAACGCGGGAACCGTCTATGATTTTTTCCTTTTCTACAATGCCGACGATCGTACCGGATATGTCATATTCGTCCGGCGCGTAGAGGCCGGGCATCTCGGCGGTTTCGCCCCCGATAAGAGCCACTCCGTTTTCTTTGCATGCAATCGAAAATCCTTTGAAGATTTGTTCGGCTTTTTCGGGCTCGAGTTTTCCGAATGCCAGATAATCCATAAAATATTGCGGTTCGGCGCCGCAAACGGCAATGTCGTTTACGCAATGATTTACGAGATCCTGTCCGATTGTATCGTGACGGTTCATTTTGAAAGCGATTTTAATTTTTGTGCCTACGCCGTCGACGCTCGAAACGAGAACGGGATTTTTCCAGCGTTTAAGGTCAATTTGATAAAAAGCGCCGAAATGTCCGATACCGCTTAATACGTTTTCGTTAAACGTCGACTTGGCATATCCTTTTATTTTGTCGACGGTTTTTTCGCCGGCTTCTATATTAACCCCGGCGTCCTTGTAGTTAACTGCCACGTTAAAATCCCCGATAAATTTTATCTGCAAATATAAGCATTAAAAATGGAAACTTTCCTGTGTCTCAGTTTGTAACACGCAACGCTTGATTAAAGTTTTCATCTAATCCTGTATAATTCTGTTAATTTTTGGTATTTTTGCAGGTGCGATTTCAGATTATATGGTAAAAGTTATGTCAGATTATCAGTTAAAGGACAGGGAAAAGGCAATACTAAGGTTTGTGATTCATCAGTTCATATTGACCGCAAATCCGGTCGGCTCGAGGAATATTTCAAAAAAATATAATATCGGGCTGTCGCCGGCTACGATACGAAATATTATGGCTGACCTCGAAGAATTGGGATACCTGGACCATCCGCATACGTCTGCCGGACGGGTTCCGACAGACAAAGGGTATCGCGTTTACGTCGATTCGCTGATGGAACCGCCGTATCTCGACAGGAAAACGAAAGAGGTTATCGACGCCAATCTGAACGCGCATCCTTCTTATGAAACGGACGACCTGCTTAAAATTACGACCAGCATTTTGAGTAATCTTACCGATCAGCTGGCAATGGTAACCTATCCTAAAATTGAACAGGCAAAACTCGAAAGAATTCAGATTGTCCGTTTGTCGTCAACAAGAATTTTAGTGGTTGTTACCATTCAATCCGGTTTGATAAGAACCATAACCCTGGAGCTCGACGCCGAAATTGAAGAGGAAAATATTGAAACCGTTCAACTCTTTCTGAACGAAAGACTCTCCGGATTAAAGTTTTCCGAGATACGTTCTACTATTGCCGAAAGAATTAAAGATATCGACGAAACAAAATATAAGCCGATTGTCCGTGTTTTTCTCGATTCGGTTGATCGAATTTTTACTGACATCAGCAGCGACAAAGTAGTTGTAAAAGGCGCTAAGAATATACTTAAGCAGCCGGAGTTTGCCGATCACGAACAGTTTCAAAGCGTAATCGAGCTGATTGAAAACAAAGACATCATTATACATGTTCTCGATAAGAAGCGGCAAACCCAAAAAGACGACCTGGTTATTTCGATCGGAAAAGAAAACCAGGACGAAAAACTGAGCGAATACAGCATGATAACGAAAGAATATAAAATAGGAGACCTTGAGGGCACCGTTGGAATTATGGGTCCCAAAAGGATGAATTATTCTAAAATAATCGCAGCCGTGGTTTATATTGCAAATCAATTAACCGAGGAGTTAACAAAACAGAGATGACTATGAAAAAGAAAGCTCAAAAAAAGAGTAAGGAAGAGGTTAAAATAAATCAGGAACAGGAACTCAATAAAGCCGATCAAAATCAGAGTCCGGAAGAATCCGAAAATAAAGAAAGCGAAAAGGAGAAGGATATTATTAAAGAATTAAATGAGAAATTAGAGAAACTGGAAAAAGAAAATTCTGAATTAAAGGATACTCTTTTAAGAAAAGTAGCGGAATTCGAAAATTATAAAAGACGCACCGAACAAGACCAGCTCAATATTATTAAATACGCCGCCGAACCTTTCATAAAGAATATTTTGGCGGTCTACGACGATCTGGAACGTTCTTTGGGTCACATGAACGAAAACAATAATTACGAAGCGATGAAAAAAGGTTTGGAGCTGGTTTTCGATAAATTCACCAAAACACTCGAGGCTCAGGGAGTTAAAAAAATAGAAGCCAAAGGCCAACCTTTCGATTTCGAAATGCACGAAGCTTTAATGCAGCAGCCTGTCGAAGGCTTGCCCCCTCACACTGTAGTGGACGTAGTTGAACCGGGCTATATGTATAAAGACAAAGTGATTCGTCATGCCAAGGTGATTGTAAGCGCCGAAACTCCCGAAAATCAAAATAACGAGGAAGGACAATAAATATGGCTAAGAGAGATTATTACGAAGTCCTGGGTGTGAGCAGGGACGCTTCGCAGGATGAAATTAAGAAGGCGTACCGGAAATTGGCGATGCAATATCATCCCGACCGTAATCCGGGAAATAAGGAAGCCGAAGAAAAATTCAAAGAAGCCGCCGAAGCTTACGAAGTTTTGAGCAATGCCGAAAAAAGAGCCAAATACGACCGTTTCGGACACGGCGGATTGAAAGGCGGACAGGACTTTCACGGATTTGACAACGTCAACGATATCTTCAGTCATTTTTCCGATATTTTCGGCGGCGCTTTCGGCGGTTCTTCTATCTTCGATGATTTCTTCGGCGGTACGTCTTCAAGAAGGTCGCAAAGACGCAGTACGGGAACTCCAGGATCCGACATAAAAATAAATTTAAAATTGACGCTCGAAGAAATTGCAAGAGGCACAACCAAAAAAATCAAACTGAAGAAATATATCAAATGCGATGCATGCGGCGGTTCCGGCGCAAAAGCCGGCACGGGACATAAGACCTGTACTGTATGCAACGGAAGCGGAGAAATTCGCCAGGTTTCCAAATCGATCTTCGGACAGTTCGTAAACATAACCACCTGTAATAATTGCGGCGGCTCAGGTAAAATTGTAGCCGAACCGTGCGTCAAATGCTCCGGCGACGGTCGTGTTTACGGCGAAACTACTATAAAAGTTAATGTTCCGGCGGGAGTGCACGAAGGCAGCTATATGACTCTGCGCGGAGAAGGAAACGCCGGCAAAAACGGCGGTCCGGCAGGCGATATAATAGTTGTTTTTCAGGAACAACCGCACGAATATTTTACGCGCGAAGGCGACGATGTTATTTACGAACTTACAATCAGTTTTCCGGAAGCTGTGCTCGGAACCGAAGTGGAAGTTCCAACCTTGACGGGTAGAGCCAAACTTAAAATTGAACCGGGAATACAACCGGGAAAATTTCTGCGTATGAGAGAAAAAGGAATTCAGCACCTCAACAGCCATGGAGCAGGCGATCAATTAGTACGCATTAACATACACGTACCTAAAAAAGTAAATGCAAAAGAAAAAGAACTCCTGAAAGAACTGTTGAATATGCCGAATATTAAAGTGGATAATTAATATTTGTATATTATTAGATTATAACTTAAATTTAAACGCAACAGTTAGTTGAGGTGCGACATCGGACTAATCTACAATTTTACGCGTAAACTCGGATTTACACAGTCGGAAATCCGGGTTATTTTCTACCTGATTTTTTTTCTTATCGTCGGGGGCGTATTCAATTATTTTCTCAGAACTCACGGCAGTAAGGTCTTTCTTTACAATTACAAGCAAGACGACAGCTTATTTTTAAGCAGCGTTGAATTGGACGACCTGGTTCACGAATCAAAAATAATCGAAAATAATGTTGATATTAAACCGGAACTTTTAGATTTTAGGGAGACAAAAATTCGGGTTAATAACAATAATACGGCAGAATCCGAGATTATACCCGTTAACGTTAATAATGCGGGAATTGACGAACTTATAAAACTGCCGGGCATCGGAATCAAGACGGCCGAAGCCATTATCCAATACCGGAGTAAATACGGCAAATTTAATAAGATTGAAGATTTGCTGAATGTAAAAGGTATTGGCAGTTCAAAACTCGAGACGATAAAAGACAAAATTATTGTAAAATAAGAAGATTTATCGGAGGAATAATGTCTTACAAGTCTGAACCATGGTACATCCATGCAATTCTCTACGCGATTATAGCTGTGCTGGTCTTTGTATTAATAAAAGTAGCATATCTCGATCCGAAGGCAGTTCTCGAACAGGAGCAATTCTATAAAAAAGAATCGCGACTTAGAATGTCGAATCTGAGATCCGCTGAAAGACTGTGGCACGAAAAGTACAACCGTTACACCGATTCGATTGACAGCCTTATGGCATTTCTGAAAAACGACCCTTCGGTTAAAGAAGCAATTGAAGGCGTCGATTCGATTACGGGCAGACCCACAAATCCGTTCCTCAATTTAAGCGACGGAAATCTTGTATGGGATTCAATAACTCATTCGCCGAAATCGGGCAAACCTTATTTGCTGCAGGTCGATACTTCCGTATCAATCGATACTATTATTGACCGCAGAGGAAGAATTATTAATATCGATACCATAAGAATTATCGGTCAAAGATATTATATCGAATGCCCCGACGGTTACGGCACAATCGGAGATCTCAGAAGCGACGCTCTGCAAAATACCGCTTCATGGGAATAATTTAAGTATTGAGTCGTTGTGTTTCAAAATCATGTAGGCATAAATTTAACTGAATCAAAGCTGCAGTTAGTTGAAATAAGCTATAAAAACAATTCGTTCTTTCTGGAGAATATCGATCAGACGGCGCTCGGTCGACCATTTAGAGTTTCTTCCGACGACGATGAAAACTGGCAAAAAAAAACTCTCGATATTCTCCAGGATGCTTTTAATAAACTTCCCGTAAAAACAAATCTTACTTCCAGGTTTTCTTCTTTTACCCTTTCGAACTCCTTTTTTACGGTCTTCGAGATTCCGTACGAACATTCGCTTACCAGAAGAGATCTGATGGAGCATATCAAATGGGAAGTTTCGGTTCTGTTTCCGGAAACGAAGCCCGAGGACTTTCTTGTTCAGTATATTGAAGTCGATAAATCGGATATCCGCAAGGAAAACAGGTTGATTGTTTTTTTATTGAAGAGGAAATTGGCAAACCTGATCAAACAATTTTGTCTCCGCAACGGACTTACTTTGAAATATATCGACAACGCCCACCTGTCGTCGCTTGCGTTTTTTTATCTTTCGAAAAATAAATTTATTGATAAAATTACATTCAGCTTTTATATCGAACAGGATTATTCTTCGTTTATGGCGCTCGAAGGCGTCACTCCCTTTTATTTCAAAAAATATGACAATCAAAGCGACTTGATTACATCGGTCGAAAATACAATCGGTAAACTTTCGGAATACGGGGTCGACTACGGCAAAGTCGACAATTTTGTCATCAGCGGACAAAGCCTCACGGACGAGTTCATCAATAAATTCGGCGAAAAATTTCCCAAGAAAATTATTAAGGTCAATCCCTTCGAGTATTTCAAAACCACCGAACAGGTAACGAAGAATCCGCTCTACCTTTCGCAGCGCAATTCATTTACCGCAGCCACGGGAATTGCAATAAGGATTGTTTGAATATGAGAATTATATCCGGAAAATTCAAAGGCAGAACGATTAAATTTCCCAAATCGAAATTGGTAAGACCGACTACGGACAAAGTTAAGGAATCGATTTTTAATTACCTGAACAACATAATCGACTTCGAAGATATAAAAGTGTGCGATATATATGCAGGATCCGGCTCGCTGGGGCTCGAAGCTCTGAGCCGGGGCGCGGGATTGACGCACTTCGTTGAAAAAGATTTTTTTGTTTCGAAAACGCTCAGGGAAAACATAGAAGCTTTGGGAGTGGAAGATAATACGCGAATCTATCGTATGGAAGCTCTCAGATTTTCTAGTCAAACCGTTCACGAAGTTTACGATTTGATATTAGCCGACCCTCCATTTTTCAAGGACGACATCCATAAAGTTGTTAAAAAAATAATCGCGAACGGATTTTTGTCGGAAGCCGGCATTATGATCATAGAGCGTTCGATTCAGACATACGAAAAAGACAAAACGGAATTCGAACGCGAACCGATAAAAAAACTGGGCGACAGTTTGATTTATCAGTTTGATTTTCGATGACTGGCATTTTTTTATTATTATTGAATTATCGATTTTAGATTGGATGGAATCAAAATGGCAAAAGTAATTTATCCCGGAACTTTCGACCCCGTTACAAACGGACATATCGATATAGTGGAAAGAGCGAGCGAACTTTTCGACGAGGTGGTGGTAACGGTTGCCAATAATCCGATGAAAACGGCTCTGTTTTCGGTCGAGGAACGATTGGAAATGCTGCGTGAAAGCTTGAAAGATATTAAAAATGTCGAAGTGGATTCTTTTAACGGATTGGTCGTGGAGCATGCAAAACAGGTGGGGGCTATCGGCATAATCAGAGGTTTGAGAGCCGTGAGCGATTTTGAGTATGAATTTCAGATGGCTTTGATGAACCGCAAACTCGCCGGGGATATTACCACTATTTTATTGATGCCTCATGATAAATACACTTATTTGAATTCCACTATAGTTAGGAATCTTGCTCAGTTTCACGGGAACGTATCGGATTTTGTCCCTGCGATAGTCGAGAAAAAATTGAAAGAAAAATTCGGCTATTAATCACATTTCTTTTTCGCCGTAAAGGATTCTTCCTTCAATAAACAAACCCGATTCAAGATGGCGTTTTCGGATGTAAACTATACCGTCTTCATTGTGAGGCTCTCCGTACACCGTATGAACGGATTTCAAGCCGCCCAAATATTTCCTTGCGTCGCATAAATATACAAGATCGCCGGGATGAGCTTCCATTTTATGCATGTCTTTTTCAGAAAAATTGATTATGTCTTCATTGTCGTCCGTAATCAATTTCCAATGTACAAAAGCTTTCTCTCCTTCGCGCTCGTTAAGTTTGCTGCCTTTGAAAAATTCCTTGGCTTTGTGAATCGACCAGATTGTCAATCCTGTCGTTTGAGCTTCGGGATCGTATTTCACGTAATGAGTGGTTATTAATGCAACGAAGAACGACATAATAAGCGATAACGAGAAAAGAACTTCCACAGAAGCAAAATCGAGGCGCAACAAAGTAACGAGAACGTCTGTCAAGACCATTGCAACGCTGAAGGCAATCATGCCGTACATGATTAGATTGTGGCGTTTGTTTTTATAAATTTTTGTTGACAATTTTTTGAGTTGACGCTGAAATACAGTAACCAGAACCGCAAGAGCTCCGCAGACAATCAAATTGTAGAGAGCGCTCATGTAAGTATAAGGATGAACCGGATCGAAAGGTGTGCCGTGCGCAATAGGACGTATCAATTCATACGGGAAACGATTGCCCAACAGCATTAACGATATGCCTCCGATGACTGTAGTTACCAGTCCTGCGGGCGTATACTTTTTCCAGAAAGCGCCCAGAAAAATTGCAATCATCAAAGGCGGAGTTAGCGTAGCGTGGAAAAACGCATGCGCCTGATAAATCGTGGGATA comes from Melioribacter roseus P3M-2 and encodes:
- the dacB gene encoding D-alanyl-D-alanine carboxypeptidase/D-alanyl-D-alanine endopeptidase, coding for MKIKLILFITLFCSTLHPQKLENDIRLKLDSLLAEPFFTSTIPAVDIYDLTDDNCLYAKNNKLLLRPASITKLFTAAAASIFNDDFEFSTEFHAHGVFEDSVLKGDLFIKCSADPLLSENELSKFIVELKNRGVTSIEGNIYADITAVDTSKWGKGWMWDDDPYSFAPYVSAFNLNGNTISIILENSNGKITFRTIPESRLIRIVDDINFVESGKNIIEPKRIINNDTLIIKLNGEIDSRFTADTINVSVGNPNKFSLNRFTELLTHEGINFEGNTGFKRHEKCDDIFYEVRRNIDTVLTRMLKESDNLCAEAVLKVISSCCYEPPYTTEKGIELIDSLMSLIGADDRLYRIVDGSGLSFYNLINTETVSKLWRYLFYNEPDIFVKIYNMLPLAGYDGTLKHRTKLKRRFRGKTGTLSGVGNISGFVRDGNNHLLAVTVFFQNFINGRKEAYNYQEKIIEILSIKEGTK
- a CDS encoding TatD family hydrolase, with the protein product MFIDTHAHLFYPNFNDDLEEVIRNARQAGVDYILVPATDLASAAQAIELADKYDFIYASVGIHPHDTNEWEDSLIDKLRDLSKHEKIVAIGEIGLDYYYDFSPREKQIKAFEAQIELALELKLPIIVHNREASDDIMEIIEKYKDTPLKAQFHCFSGSLEEARKLIELRHFVSFTGNITFSKANTLRNIVKKISVENMLLETDSPFMTPAPHRGKRNEPSYIRLIAEKIAELHDITVEDVARTTNYNAYKLFGIGKKPELSYTYKIGNSLYVNVTNRCNADCIFCDRKGDAVINGYNLKMKKSEEPEARVYIKEIGDPKQYKEVVFCGYGEPTIRWDVVKEVACYVKENGGKTRLNTDGHGNYINKRDITPELEGLIDVVSISLNSVDPEQYAKLMRVDPSMHAEMLDFARKAKKYSKVVMSIVGINGVDAERAKKFVAEELGVEFREREYF
- the purM gene encoding phosphoribosylformylglycinamidine cyclo-ligase, with protein sequence MAVNYKDAGVNIEAGEKTVDKIKGYAKSTFNENVLSGIGHFGAFYQIDLKRWKNPVLVSSVDGVGTKIKIAFKMNRHDTIGQDLVNHCVNDIAVCGAEPQYFMDYLAFGKLEPEKAEQIFKGFSIACKENGVALIGGETAEMPGLYAPDEYDISGTIVGIVEKEKIIDGSRVKKGDALIGLPSTGLHTNGYSLARKALFDKFKPEDKFDEFEGSLGDELLKIHKSYLKSINILKENLNVAAFSHITGGGIIGNTKRVVPEGLTIKIDWNSWEVPPIFKLIQKTGEIDDEEMRHVFNLGIGLIAILDKNDVDKALDLLKTAGEHGRIIGEIV
- the hrcA gene encoding heat-inducible transcriptional repressor HrcA gives rise to the protein MSDYQLKDREKAILRFVIHQFILTANPVGSRNISKKYNIGLSPATIRNIMADLEELGYLDHPHTSAGRVPTDKGYRVYVDSLMEPPYLDRKTKEVIDANLNAHPSYETDDLLKITTSILSNLTDQLAMVTYPKIEQAKLERIQIVRLSSTRILVVVTIQSGLIRTITLELDAEIEEENIETVQLFLNERLSGLKFSEIRSTIAERIKDIDETKYKPIVRVFLDSVDRIFTDISSDKVVVKGAKNILKQPEFADHEQFQSVIELIENKDIIIHVLDKKRQTQKDDLVISIGKENQDEKLSEYSMITKEYKIGDLEGTVGIMGPKRMNYSKIIAAVVYIANQLTEELTKQR
- the grpE gene encoding nucleotide exchange factor GrpE codes for the protein MKKKAQKKSKEEVKINQEQELNKADQNQSPEESENKESEKEKDIIKELNEKLEKLEKENSELKDTLLRKVAEFENYKRRTEQDQLNIIKYAAEPFIKNILAVYDDLERSLGHMNENNNYEAMKKGLELVFDKFTKTLEAQGVKKIEAKGQPFDFEMHEALMQQPVEGLPPHTVVDVVEPGYMYKDKVIRHAKVIVSAETPENQNNEEGQ
- the dnaJ gene encoding molecular chaperone DnaJ yields the protein MAKRDYYEVLGVSRDASQDEIKKAYRKLAMQYHPDRNPGNKEAEEKFKEAAEAYEVLSNAEKRAKYDRFGHGGLKGGQDFHGFDNVNDIFSHFSDIFGGAFGGSSIFDDFFGGTSSRRSQRRSTGTPGSDIKINLKLTLEEIARGTTKKIKLKKYIKCDACGGSGAKAGTGHKTCTVCNGSGEIRQVSKSIFGQFVNITTCNNCGGSGKIVAEPCVKCSGDGRVYGETTIKVNVPAGVHEGSYMTLRGEGNAGKNGGPAGDIIVVFQEQPHEYFTREGDDVIYELTISFPEAVLGTEVEVPTLTGRAKLKIEPGIQPGKFLRMREKGIQHLNSHGAGDQLVRINIHVPKKVNAKEKELLKELLNMPNIKVDN
- a CDS encoding ComEA family DNA-binding protein, whose amino-acid sequence is MRCDIGLIYNFTRKLGFTQSEIRVIFYLIFFLIVGGVFNYFLRTHGSKVFLYNYKQDDSLFLSSVELDDLVHESKIIENNVDIKPELLDFRETKIRVNNNNTAESEIIPVNVNNAGIDELIKLPGIGIKTAEAIIQYRSKYGKFNKIEDLLNVKGIGSSKLETIKDKIIVK
- a CDS encoding type IV pilus biogenesis protein PilM, encoding MFQNHVGINLTESKLQLVEISYKNNSFFLENIDQTALGRPFRVSSDDDENWQKKTLDILQDAFNKLPVKTNLTSRFSSFTLSNSFFTVFEIPYEHSLTRRDLMEHIKWEVSVLFPETKPEDFLVQYIEVDKSDIRKENRLIVFLLKRKLANLIKQFCLRNGLTLKYIDNAHLSSLAFFYLSKNKFIDKITFSFYIEQDYSSFMALEGVTPFYFKKYDNQSDLITSVENTIGKLSEYGVDYGKVDNFVISGQSLTDEFINKFGEKFPKKIIKVNPFEYFKTTEQVTKNPLYLSQRNSFTAATGIAIRIV
- the rsmD gene encoding 16S rRNA (guanine(966)-N(2))-methyltransferase RsmD, translated to MRIISGKFKGRTIKFPKSKLVRPTTDKVKESIFNYLNNIIDFEDIKVCDIYAGSGSLGLEALSRGAGLTHFVEKDFFVSKTLRENIEALGVEDNTRIYRMEALRFSSQTVHEVYDLILADPPFFKDDIHKVVKKIIANGFLSEAGIMIIERSIQTYEKDKTEFEREPIKKLGDSLIYQFDFR
- the coaD gene encoding pantetheine-phosphate adenylyltransferase; amino-acid sequence: MAKVIYPGTFDPVTNGHIDIVERASELFDEVVVTVANNPMKTALFSVEERLEMLRESLKDIKNVEVDSFNGLVVEHAKQVGAIGIIRGLRAVSDFEYEFQMALMNRKLAGDITTILLMPHDKYTYLNSTIVRNLAQFHGNVSDFVPAIVEKKLKEKFGY